The sequence CCACTTCCGGGGCGGTCCGGTTCCGCGGCGAGCGGGTCACCGGGCGCAAGCCGCACCAGATCAGCCGAATGGGCATCTCGCGGACGTTCCAGAACATCCGCCTGTTCCCCGAGATGACCGCGCTGGAGAACGTCATGGTCGGGACCGACTCCCGGCACAAGACCAGCGTGCCCGGTGCGCTGTTCCGGCTGCCCCGGTTCAAGCCGAAGCCGCACGAGGTACCGCAGGTCACCGCCCCGGACGGCATCAAGCGGACCTGGCAGCAGGTGCGTCGGTCGTGCGCGCAGACCTTCGGGCTGTCCCGGCACATCCTGGAGGAGCGGGCCGCCGAGGCCAAGGCGATGGAGTTGCTGCGCTTCGTCGGGATCGCCGACCGGGCCAACGACGAGGCCCGCAACCTGCCCTACGGCTACCAGCGCCGGCTGGAGATCGCCCGGGCGCTGGCCACCGAGGCGAAGCTGATCTGCCTGGACGAGCCGGCTGCCGGCTTCAACCCGGCGGAGAAGGAGGAACTGCTCGCCCTGATCCGGAAGATCCGCGACATGGGGCTGACCGTGCTGCTCATCGAGCACGACATGCGCCTGGTCATGGGGGTCACCGACCGGATCGTGGTGCTGGAGTTCGGCCGCAAGATCGCCGAAGGGGCGCCCGCCGAGGTCAGTCGGGACCCGAAGGTGATCGCCGCATACCTGGGGGAGTCCGCCGATGACGCTGCTTGAGCTGGAGAACGTGAGCGTCGCGTACGGCCGCATCGAGGCCCTGCACGGCATCAGCCTGACCGTCAACGAGGGCGAGGTGGTGGCCCTGATCGGCGCGAACGGCGCCGGCAAGACCACGACCATGCGGGCCATCTCCGGGATCCGGGCGCTGTCCGGTGGTCGGGTCACCTTCAACGGCGAGGACATCAGCAAGCTCCGGGCCGACCTGCGGGTCGTCCGGGGGCTGTGCCAGTCGCCCGAGGGTCGGCAGATCTTCCCCGGCATGACCGTCATGGAGAACCTGGACATGGGGGCGTACACCCGGCGGGACTCCGCCGGCATCGCCGCCGACCTGGAGCGGGTGCTGGAGCTCTTCCCCCGGCTGCGCGAGCGGCGCAAGCAGGCCGGCGGCACGCTCTCCGGCGGTGAGCAGCAGATGCTCGCCGTCGGCCGGGCGCTGATGAGCCGTCCGAAGCTGCTGCTGCTGGACGAGCCGTCGATGGGTCTGGCCCCGATGGTCATCCGGCAGATCTTCGACATCATCACGGAGATCAACCAGCAGGGCACCACGATCCTGCTGGTGGAGCAGAACGCCCAGCAGGCGCTCTCCCGGGCGCACCGGGGGTACGTGCTGGAGACCGGTCGGATCGTGAAGGAGGGATCCGGTCAGGACCTGCTCACCGACCCGGCGGTCAAGGAGGCGTACCTCGGCGTGGCCTGAGCCGCGTCGTAGCGTCGGCGGCCGTCCGTCCCCCAGGGGGCGGGCGGCCGTCCGGCGTCTGCCCGGAGGTCGGTTTCCCTCCGACGAGCGCGGTGCCGCCGGCCGGAGATGTCGGGCGTTGCGACTAGAGTCGCTGCCGTGACAGCTACGACCCCGCGCCTGCTCCTCGTCGACGGACACTCGATGGCATACCGGGCTTTCCACGCCCTGCCGGTGGAGAACTTCTCCACCACGACCGGGCAGCCGACCAACGCGGTCTACGGCTTCACCTCCATGCTGATCAACGTGCTCCGCGACGAGCAGCCGACGCACATCGTCGTCGCCTTCGACGTCTCCCGCCGCTCCTTCCGCACCGAGAAGTACGCCGAGTACAAGGCCGGCCGCAAGGAGACCCCGACCGACTTCAAGGGCCAGGTCAGCCTGATCAAGGAGGTCCTCGACGCGCTGCGCGTCCCGGTGGTCGAGAAGGAGGGGTACGAGGCCGACGACGTCATCGCCACCCTCGCCTGCCAGGCCCGCGACCAGGGCATGCAGGTGCTGATCAGCAGCGGCGACCGGGACGCCCTCCAGCTCGTCGGCGAGCGGGTCACCCTGCTCTACCCGCGCAAGGGCGTCTCCGACCTGGCCCGGATGGACCCGGCCGCCGTCGAGGCGAAGTACGGCGTCGGCCCCGAGCGCTACCGCGACCTGGCCGCGTTGGTCGGCGAGGACAGCGACAACCTCACCGGCGTCGACGGCGTCGGCCCGAAGACCGCCGCCAAGTGGATCAACCAGTACGGCGGCGTCGACGGCGTGGTCGCCAGCGCCGACGCGATCAAGGGCAAGGCCGGCGACAACCTGCGGGCCCAGCTGTCCCGGGTGATCCGCAACTACGAGATCAACTGTCTGGTCTCCGACCTCGACCTGCCGCTGCGCCCCGAGGACGCCCGCTGGACCGGCTGGGACCGGGAGGCCGTGCACCAGGTCTTCGACACCCTCCAGTTCCGCATCCTGCGCGACCGCCTCTACCAGTACCTGGAGGCCGTCGAGCCGGAGGCCGAGGCCGGGTTCGACCTGGCCGGCGAGGTGCTGACCGAGCCGGGCGCGCTGGCCGGCTGGCTGGAGACGCACGCCCCGGCCGGCACCCCGGTGGGGCTGGCGGTCAAGCTCGTCACCGGCCCGAACCGCCGGCACATCGCCTCGGTCACCGGCATGGCGCTCGCCACGGCCGGCGGCGCGGCGGCCTGGTTCGACCCGGCCGGGCTGGAGCCGGGCGACGAGTCGGCGCTGGCCGGCTGGCTGGCCGACCCGGAGCGCCCGAAGGTGCTGCACGACAGCAAGCCGGCGGTGCTGGCGCTGGCCGCGCACGGCTGGTCGCTGGAGGGCATCGCGCGGGACACTCAGATCGCCGCCTACCTGGCCCGCCCCGACCAGCGTTCCTACGACCTGACCGACCTGGCCCTGCGCTACCTGCACCGCGAGCTGCGGGTCGACGCCCCGGAGACCGGCCAGCTCACCCTCGACGGGCTGGGCGACGAGGGCGTCGTCGAGCAGAACCTCATGCTCCAGGCCCGGGCCACCCTCGACCTGGCCGACGCGATCGACGCGGAGCTGTCCCGCGACGGCGAGCAGCCCAACCGGCTGATGGCCGGGGTGGAGCTGCCGCTGATGCGGGTGCTCGCCGGCATGGAGCGGATCGGCATCGCCGCCGACACGCAGTACCTGTCGGAGCTGGAGGCGCACTTCGCCGCCGAGGTGAAGGCCGCGGCGCAGGGCGCGTACGAGGCGGTCGGCCGGGAGTTCAACCTCGGCTCGCCCAAGCAGTTGCAGGAGATCCTCTTCGGCGAGCTGGGCCTGCCCAAGACCAAGAAGATCAAGACCGGCTACACCACGGATGCCGACGCGCTGCAGTGGCTCTACGCGCAGAACCCGCACCCGGTGCTGGAGCACCTGCTGCGCCACCGGGACGTCGCCAAGCTCAAGTCGACCGTGGACGGCCTGCTCAAGTCGGTCTCCGACGACGGGCGGATCCACACCACCTTCAACCAGACGGTGGCGGCGACCGGTCGGCTCTCGTCCACCGAGCCCAACCTGCAGAACATCCCCATCCGCACCGAGGAGGGGCGGCGGATCCGCCGGGCCTTCGTGGTGGGGGAGGGCTACGAGTGCCTGCTCACCGCCGACTACAGCCAGATCGAGATGCGGATCATGGCGCACCTGTCGTCGGACGACGCGCTGATCGAGGCGTTCAACTCCGGTCACGACTTCCACGCCGCCACCGCCTCGTCGGTCTTCGGGGTGCCGATCGGCGAGGTCACCCCCGACCAGCGCCGCAAGATCAAGGCCATGAACTACGGCCTGGCGTACGGGCTGAGCGCGTTCGGTCTCTCCCAGCAGCTCGGGATCAGCGCCGAGGAGGCGCGCGGGCTGATGGAGAACTACTTCGCCGGGTTCGGCGGGGTCCGGGACTACCTGCACGAGGTGGTGGCCCGGGCCCGGCAGGACGGCTACACCTCCACCATCCTCGGTCGCCGCCGTTATCTCCCCGACCTGGTCAGCGACAACCGGCAGCGCCGGGACATGGCCGAGCGGATGGCGCTCAACGCGCCGATCCAGGGCTCCGCGGCCGACATCATCAAGGTCGCCATGCTGCGCGTCGACACCGCGCTGCGCGACGCCGGGCTGGGCTCGCGGATGCTGCTCCAGGTGCACGACGAGCTGGTCTTCGAGGTGGCGCCGGGTGAGCGGGACACCCTGGAGGCGCTGGTGCGCCGGGAGATGGGTGCGGCGTACCCGCTGTCGGTGCCGCTGGAGGTGTCGGTCGGCGAGGGGCGGGACTGGAACAGCGCCGACCACTGACCGGGCTTGGCCGGACCGGGACCGCCGGGCCGCGAGGCAGTGCCTCGCGGCCTCGGGGACCCCGCTCCGGTCGCCGGGTCCGGCGGGAGGGCGCGGGTCAGCGTCCGGGTCCCCGGCGCTCCTTCGGGGGAGTGCCGTGCCGATCGAGGGCCCGCCGGGACGGGCCGCCCGGGGGCGGAAGCGGACCCTTGAGGGGGTCGTGACCCCAGTTCATCAGGGACCAGCGCCACTTGGTGTCGCGCACGTCGCCGGAGGGGCGCTGGGCCATGTGCCGGCGGACGTAGCCGACCACCTTGCGCATGTGCTTGTAGTCGCCCTCGGACAGGTCGCCGCGCTTGCGTCGCAACAGGTCGATGATCTTCCGCCCGGATTCGTGCCCCACCGACTCGCCGCCCCCGGAGCGGCCGCCCTTGTGCCAGCCGACCTGCTTCGACTGGTCGGTCTCCAGCCAGGAGGAGATCTCGCCGGGCTTCATGTTCACCGCCTCGGTGAACTCCTGGTACGTGTCCCGGCCGTCGTCACGGCTGCTCATGACGCAACGCCTCCGGCCGGTGGGCGACGTCGCGGCCCGAGTCGTCGTTGCGGATCCGGTACTGCGGGTCCTCCTCCGTCGCGTTGACCGCGTGCCCGCGTACGTGCGTCCGGTCGATCAGCTTCTCCTTGACCACGCCGTACGCCCGGCCGCTGTGACTGGCCCAGGAGACGTGGTCACCCGCGCGGAATTCCCTCTGCTCGGCCATGCCGCGCGGGTACCCGCCGTCGATGCCCCGAAACGACGCCCCCTCGCGTGCGGCGTGGTCAGCCGGCGGGCTTGTCGGTGACGAAGATGGCGGTGCCGGGGAAGATCCGCCCGCGCAGGGGGCTCCACTGCCCCCAGATTCCCTCATGCCCCGCCGGCCACTCCGGCTCCACCAGATCCAGCAGCCGGAACCCGGCGCCGACCAGCTCGCGGATCCGGTCGCCGAGGGTGCGGTGCTGCTCGACGTAGGTGGCCACGCCCGACTCGTCCTGCTCGACGTAGGGGGAGCGGTCGAAGTACGAGTGCACGGCGGTGAGCCCGCCCTCGCCGGGGTCGTCGAGGAAGATCCAGCGCATCGGGTGGGTCACCGAGAACACCCACCGGCCGCCCGGGCGCAGCACCCGGGCCACCTCGGCCATCAGCGCGGCCGAGTCGTCGACGAAGGGGATCGCGCCGAAGGCGGTGCAGGCGATGTCGAACGCCCCGTCGGCGAAGGGCAGCGCCAACGCGTCGGCCTGCACCAGCGGCACGCGTACCCCGGTGCGCTCGGCCGCCTGCGCGGCGTGCCGCAACATGCCGGCGGAGAGGTCGAAGGCGACCGGCCGGGCGCCCTGGGTGGCCAGCCAGCGGGCGCAGGCCGCGCCGCCGCAGCCCACCTCCAGCACCCGGCGTCCGGCGACGTCCCCGAGGAGCCGGGCGTCGGCCTCGCGCAGGCCCTCCGGGCACCAGACGAAGTCCGTGTCGCCGAGGAAGGCGCCGTGCTCGGCCTGGTAGTCGTCGGCGTCGGTGTCCCACCAGCCCCGGTTGGCCCGGCGGGTCTCCGCGTCGCCGACCCGCCGTCGGGTCACCCTGTCGTCGTCCACCCGCTCACGCTAGGCCCTGGCCCGGTCGAGGCCGAGGGCGACCGGCCGGCGGAGACGGCCGCGATCGGTACGGCAGCGCGATCGGTGCCGGGGGGCGGTGGCGGGCGAGGGCGGTCTGCGGGCGCCGCGGCGGTGCGCTACCTTCTCTGCTTGGTGGGACGGCTGTGACGGAGGAGACAGTCGAGACGCTTTTCCCCCGAAATCTCCGCTTTCGCAGCTGATGAGGTCGCGAGGACATGGGAGGCCTTGCACGCTGTGGTAATGCAGCGGGTAGGCTAGACGATGCGCTCGCGGATCGTGTGCCTCGGCAGGGAGCAGGTGCGCGGTCACCGGAGCCACTAATGATCTTCACTTGGCGATCGTTCGGTGTGCCCGATGGCGGATCCGCTGGCGCGAAATGGTCACCGCGACACCACGCCTGCTGTGACAACCCATCCGACCGGAGCAACCGCCCACATGACGAGCAGCATCGAGGCCCCCTCGAGCGCCACCCGGGTCACCCACGACGATCTCGGTTCCGAGGAGGCTTTCCTCGCCGCGATCGACGAGACCATCAAGTACTTCAACGACGGCGACATTGTCGAAGGCACCGTCGTCAAGGTCGATCGGGACGAGGTCCTGCTCGACATCGGCTACAAGACCGAGGGCGTCATTCCCTCTCGGGAGTTGTCGATCAAGCACGACGTGGACCCCGCCGAGGTCGTCTCGGTCGGTGACCACATCGAGGCCCTGGTCCTCCAGAAGGAGGACAAGGAGGGTCGTCTGATCCTCTCCAAGAAGCGGGCGCAGTACGAGCGGGCCTGGGGCACGATCGAGAAGATCAAGGATGAGGACGGGGTCGTCCGCGGTTCGGTCATCGAGGTGGTCAAGGGTGGCCTCATCCTCGACATCGGGCTGCGCGGCTTCCTGCCGGCCTCCCTGGTCGAGATGCGGCGGGTGCGCGACCTGCAGCCGTACGTCGGCCGCGAGCTCGAAGCCAAGATCATCGAGCTGGACAAGAACCGCAACAACGTGGTCCTGTCCCGCCGTGCCTGGCTGGAGCAGACGCAGTCCGAGGTGCGCACCGAGTTCCTCAACAAGCTGCAGAAGGGCCAGGTCCGCAAGGGCGTCGTCTCTTCGATCGTCAACTTCGGCGCGTTCGTCGACCTGGGCGGCGTGGACGGCCTGGTGCACGTCTCCGAGCTGTCCTGGAAGCACATCGACCACCCGTCCGAGGTCGTCGAGGTGGGCCAGGAGGTCGAGGTCGAGGTCTTGGACGTCGACCTGGACCGCGAGCGGGTCTCGCTGTCGCTGAAGGCGACCCAGGAGGACCCGTGGCGGCAGTTCGCCCGCACCCACGCGATCCAGCAGATCGTGCCGGGTAAGGTCACCAAGCTGGTGCCGTTCGGCGCCTTCGTCCGGGTGGACGACGGCATCGAGGGCCTGGTCCACATCTCCGAGCTGGCCGAGCGCCACGTGGAGATCCCGGAGCAGGTCGTGCAGGTCGGCTCCGAGGTCATGGTCAAGGTCATCGACATCGACCTGGAGCGCCGCCGGATCTCGCTGTCGCTCAAGCAGGCCAACGAGGGCTTCGTCGAGGGCGAGGAGCACTTCGACCCGACCCTCTACGGCATGGCCGCGACGTACGACGCCGAGGGCAACTACATCTACCCGGAGGGCTTCGACCCGGAGACGGGCGAGTGGCTCGAGGGGTACGACAAGCAGCGCGAGACCTGGGAGAACCAGTACGCCGAGGCGCGTCAGCGTTGGGAGGCCCACACCAAGCAGGTGCAGACCTCTCGCGCGGCCGACGCCGAGGCCGCTGCCAACCCGGCTCCGGCCGTCACCGGTGGCACCACCACCACGACCACGACGGCCCCGAGCCGTCAGGCCGAGGAGCCGGCCGGCACCCTGGCCACCGACGAGGCGCTCGCCGCTCTGCGGGAGAAGCTCGCCGGCGGCAAGTGACCCGGTGACAACTCCAGCTCGGCGCGGCTGACGCCGCGCAGCGACCTGGAGCCGTCACTGACGACGACGGGCCCCGTTCCCGCGATCCGGTAACCACCGGGTCGTCGGGGGCGGGGCCCTCGCGCGTCTCGGGCCGTCCCCCTCGCCGCGCACGCGCAGCCACCCCTGGCCGTGCCCGGCGCAGCTCGGCCGCTCCCGGCCACGCCGTGGCCGGCGGTTGCCGCCAGGGCGACTTGATCCATCCCCGTTTGCGGCGTGTGGTGGTGTCCCGAGGCCCGGACAACCGCCACATACCGCAAACGGCGAGATTTCCGCCCCCCTCACGCTGTTTTGTGGTGGGGGCGGTGATCCGGTTGACTGGTCCGGTGCTGATGGTGGGACTGACCGGAGGGATCGGCTCCGGCAAGAGCGCCGTGTCGGCCCGGCTGGCCGAGCGGGGTGCGGTGGTCATCGACGCGGACCAGATCGCCCGTGAGGTGGTCGCCCCGGGCTCCGAGGGGCTGGCGGAGATCGTCGCCGCCTTCGGCGACCGGGTTCTCGACGCCGGCGGCGCGCTGGACCGGGCGGCGCTGGGCGCGGTGGTCTTCGGCGACGAGGTGGCCCGCCGCCGGCTGGAGGCGATCACCCATCCGCGGGTGCGGACGCGTACCGCCGAACTGGCCGCCGTGGCGCCCTCGGACGCGGTGGTGGTCAACGACGTGCCACTGCTGGTGGAGGTGGGGCTCGCGCCGACGTACCACCTGGTGGTCGTGGTGCAGACGGCCGTCGCCACCCGGCTGGAGCGCCTGGAACGCGACCGGGGGATGCCCCGCGCGGAGGCGGAGCGGCGGATCGCCGCGCAGGCCGACGACGCCCGCCGGCGCGCGGCGGCGGACGTGGTGCTCAGCAACGACGGCACCCTCGATGAGCTGCACGCCGCCGTGGACGCCCTCTGGCGGGACCGGCTGCTGCCCTACGAGCGCAACGTCCGCGAGGGCCGGGTGGCCCGCCCGGAGCGGGTCGTGCTGACCGAGCCGGACCCGACCTGGCCCCAGCAGTACGCCCGGCTGGCCGCCCGGATCCGGCACGCCGTCGCCCCGGCGGACCTGCGGGTGGACCACATCGGCTCGACCGCCGTGCCCGGCCTGGCCGCCAAGGACGTGATCGACATCCAGGTGACCGTGTCGTCGCTCGACGAGGCGGACGGGCCGCTCGCCGAGCGGCTCGCCCGGGCCGGCTTTCCGCGGCTGCCCGGGGACTGGTGGGACAGCCCCCGCCCGGCCGGCAGCGGGCGGTGGGCCAAGCGGTTCCACGGCAGTGCCGATCCGGGGCGCCCGGCCTACCTGCACCTGCGGGTGGCCGACTCGCCCGGCTGGCGGTACGCCCTGCTGATGCGGGACCACCTGCGCGCCGACCCGGACCAGCGGTCCGCCTACCTGCTGCTGAAGCGGGAGCTGGCGGCCTCGGCGCCGGACAGCGGCGGGTACGCGACCGTCAAGGACCCGTGGTTCGACGAGGAGCACCTGCGGGCCGAGGAGTGGGCCGCGCAGACCGGCTGGCGGCCCTGACCGGTCACCGGCGGCCCGCCGTGCCGGCCCGCGCCGCCGGGGCCTTGGCGGCGGTCGGTCCGGGCCGGGGCGGCACGATCCCGGCCGGCACCGGCGCCGGGGTGAGGTCGAGCTGGGCCCAGGCGCCCGCCCGGGTGCGCAGCTCCAGCCGGCGGGGCAGGCCGGTCCGGTCCAGCCAATAGCGCAGTCGCAGCCCCTGGACGCGCAGCTCGACCACGTCCACCACCCGGCCGGCGACCCGGTCGGCGCGCAGCCGCACGGCGGCCGCGGGCCGACCGGGCGCGGTGTCCGCCCGCAGCGCCGCGTCGATGAGCAGGTCGAGATCGTCCAACGGGCGGGCGCCGGTCCGCCAGCCGGCCCCGGCCGGTGGTGGCAGCGGCGGGCCGTTGGCGGCCCCGGTGGCGCCGGCGCCCGGCCCGACCGGCACCTCCGCGCGGGCGAAGCCGTCCCGGTCGCGCCGCAGCAGGGTGCGCCGGCCGAGGGTGTCCAGCTCGGCCACCGACAGGTAGGCCACCCCGCCGGACCAGCTCAACCATCCCGAGCCGCGTAGGTTCGCGGCGGTGCCGAGCGGAACGGCGATGGTGACCGCGGCACCGGGCTGGGCCCGCAGCCGGGCGGGCAGCCGGGCCAGCCGTTCGGCCTCGGTGTCGGTGAGCGCGCGGGGCAGCCCGGGTCGGCCGCCCAGCGCGTCGACCGGCCAGATCGTGGGCCGGTCGTTGCGTTCCAGCTCGACGGCGGCCGGCTGTCCGCCGGGCAGCCGGCCCTTCCACCGGTGCAGTCGGGAATCCCCGTCGACCCACCAGCGGGGGTCGCCGTCGCCGGCCGCCGGCGGGGCGGGTGGACGGGCGGTCGGGTCGGCGGCGGCGGTGGGCCTGGGCAGCGGGGCCTGGAGGACGTCCACCGGCTCGCCGGCGAGGGTCTCCCGTCCCACCCACCGCCCCGCGCCGTGGCGCAGCGGGTCGGCCGGCTCAGCCCGGTCCGCGCTCAGCCCGAAGAGCACCTCGAGCGCCCCGGCGAGGGGCCGGCCGGCGGGCAGGTCGCGCAGTCGCCAGCGGTCCGTCGGCGGCACCAGCGGAGGGGACGCCGGCGTGGGGACCGCGGCGGGGTCGGGGCGGAGCACGACGACCGAGGGCGTCGCCTGCACCAGCCCCCGGTCGGCGCCCGCGCCCGGGCCGCCCACGTCGAGGTAGGCCAGCGGCCGTGCCCAGTCGATCCAGCCGACCAGGTCGGTGCGGGCGGCCCCGGTCCCGACCGTCATCCGGACCCCGGCCCGCACGTCGCGGAGGTTGGTGACCCGGGTCGCGGCGAGCCGCTCGGCCTCGGCCGCGGTCAGCGCCCGGGCCGGCTCCCCGGGGGCGGGGGCCCAGCTCAGCAGCCCGGCGACCAGCGCCGCGGCCGAGGCGGCGGCGACCACGCCGAGGGCGACCAGGGTGGTCCGCCGGCGGGCGGGCTCCTCCGGGGAGCCCGCCACGGCGGCCAGGACCGGCGGGGTACGCAGCGCGTGCCGGGCGGCGTCGCGCCGGCGCCGGCCCGGCCGTCGGCGGCCGGCACCGTGGCCGGCCGAGCCGCGTCCGCCGTTGCCGCCGGGGGTACGGATGGGCGGCCGTGCGGCGACGGGGATGTCGGGGGGCGGGCCCGTGGGGGTGGACGGGGGCGGCCGGTCGGGGGAGGTCTCCACGAGTGGTTGAACGCCCGGCGGCGGCGAGGGTGACGAGGAAGCCGGTGCCGAGCAGGGGCGCTCGCGGCGGCCGGTCTGCGCCATGGGCGCGACCACGTCGGGTGCGCACGCCGGCGATGTCCGGGTGCTGCGACCCTCCTGTGCCGGGGGCGGGAGCCCCGTGAGGGCCCGGCCACCTGCCCGGTCGGCCGCCGCGAGCGGCCTACGGTGTTCAGGCTAGCGCGGTGGGATGTGGCCCACAATGGGAATATTGAAGCCGATCACGGACCCCCCGTAGTCGCGACGGAGTGTCGGACCCTCGGCGTACCGTTGATGTCATGGCGCTCGACATTCCCCGGCTCGACGGCCGCTTCCAGGTCGTCAGCGAGTTCCAGCCGGCCGGCGACCAGCCGGCTGCCATCGACGACCTTGAGCGTCGGGTCCGGCGCGGCGACCGCAACACCGTGCTGCTCGGCGCGACCGGCACCGGCAAGAGCGCCAGCACGGCGTGGCTCGTCGAGCGGCTGCAACGCCCCACCCTGGTGCTCGCGCCCAACAAGACGCTCTGCGCCCAGCTGGCCAAGGAGTTCAGCGAGCTGCTCCCGCACAACGCGGTCGAGTACTTCGTCTCCTACTACGACTACTACCAGCCCGAGGCGTACATCCCGCAGACCGACACCTACATCGAGAAGGACTCCTCGATCAACGAGGAGGTCGAGCGGCTGCGCCACTCGGCCACCATGTCGCTGCTCACCCGCCGGGACGTGATCGTGGTCGCCACGGTCTCCGCCATCTACGGCCTGGGCACCCCGGAGGAATACCTGGACCGCGCGGTCCGGGTCGCCGTGGGGCAGGAGCTCGACCGGGACCAGCTGCTGCGTCGCCTGGTCGACATCCAGTACACCCGCAACGACATGGCCTTCCAGCGGGGCACCTTCCGGGTCCGCGGCGACACGCTGGAGATCATCCCGGCGTACGAGGAGCTGGCGGTCCGGATCGAGCTGTTCGGTGACGAGGTGGAGAAGCTCTACTACCTCAACCCGCTCACCGGCGACGTGGTCCGCGAGGTCGACCAGCTGGTCATCTTCCCGGCCACCCACTACGCGGCCGGCCCGGAGCGGATGGAGCGGGCGATCCGCGACATCGAGACCGAGCTGGGCGAGCGGCTGGCCGAGCTGGAGCGGCAGGGCAAGCTGCTGGAGGCGCAGCGGCTGCGGATGCGCACCACCTACGACATCGAGATGATGCGCCAGGTCGGCTTCTGCTCCGGCATCGAGAACTACTCCATGCACATGGACGGGCGGCTGCCCGGCAGCCCGCCGCACTGCCTGCTCGACTACTTCCCCGACGACTTCCTCACCGTCGTCGACGAGTCGCACGTGACCATCCCGCAGATCGGCGGCATGTACGAGGGCGACGCGTCCCGCAAGCGGATGCTGATCGACCACGGTTTCCGGCTGCCCAGCGCCGCCGACAACCGGCCGCTGCGCTTCGACGAGTTCCTGGAGCGGGTCGGCCAGATGGTCTACCTCTCCGCCACCCCCGGTCCGTGGGAGCTGGAGCAGGCGCAGGGTGAGTTCGTCGAGCAGGTGATCCGCCCGACCGGGCTGGTCGACCCGGAGGTCG comes from Micromonospora purpureochromogenes and encodes:
- the uvrB gene encoding excinuclease ABC subunit UvrB; translated protein: MALDIPRLDGRFQVVSEFQPAGDQPAAIDDLERRVRRGDRNTVLLGATGTGKSASTAWLVERLQRPTLVLAPNKTLCAQLAKEFSELLPHNAVEYFVSYYDYYQPEAYIPQTDTYIEKDSSINEEVERLRHSATMSLLTRRDVIVVATVSAIYGLGTPEEYLDRAVRVAVGQELDRDQLLRRLVDIQYTRNDMAFQRGTFRVRGDTLEIIPAYEELAVRIELFGDEVEKLYYLNPLTGDVVREVDQLVIFPATHYAAGPERMERAIRDIETELGERLAELERQGKLLEAQRLRMRTTYDIEMMRQVGFCSGIENYSMHMDGRLPGSPPHCLLDYFPDDFLTVVDESHVTIPQIGGMYEGDASRKRMLIDHGFRLPSAADNRPLRFDEFLERVGQMVYLSATPGPWELEQAQGEFVEQVIRPTGLVDPEVVIKPTKGQIDDLMHEIKLRTERDERVLVTTLTKKMAEDLSDYLLENGIRVRYLHSEVDTLRRVELLRELRKGEYDVLVGINLLREGLDLPEVSLVAILDADKEGFLRSGRSLIQTIGRAARNVSGQVHMYADKITPSMAAAIDETDRRRAKQIAHNEAHGISPEPLRKKIHDILDDIYREAEDTENSRVGGAVRQLSRGKAPVKETRSRSRVGAAGPSREGMARADLAQLIQELNDQMLAAARELQFELAARIRDEVADLKKELRGMDAAGVK